One part of the Vicia villosa cultivar HV-30 ecotype Madison, WI linkage group LG6, Vvil1.0, whole genome shotgun sequence genome encodes these proteins:
- the LOC131613594 gene encoding importin subunit alpha-4-like: protein MCSEIIPPRFNDQISPVLSFLRELLSVADGDKPDGRAILSRLQLVIFLDHSSELYKVLAEEGVYLRIIEFLLLDFIIIAMILGNLAPCGKAKKQIIIDTRDLFGLKWLLGQTDKLILKEACWIIGNLVGGTRNHLQNKLNKFDTRYEAAWAIYTFSCGSFKQTRYLPQLEVIGCVRGLFNLMTFTNEPKLLDVCLNGLSNFLIHGNMLRKKSTINVYAEDIKNGNTIALLRLWSLKNHNNENISYLAGKIFEEYWSSENVINSFGNVLMY from the exons ATGTGCAGTGAAATTATTCCTCCAAGATTTAATGATCAG ATATCTCCTGTATTGTCTTTCCTCCGGGAATTATTATCGGTGGCGGATGGAGATAAGCCTGATGGAAGAGCTATACTATCCAGACTCCAACTTGTTATATTTCTTGATCATTCAAGTGAACTATACAAAGTCTTAGCTGAAGAAGGCGTGTACTTGCGAATCATAGAATTTCTTCT GTTGGATTTCATTATTATAGCTATGATCCTAGGAAATTTGGCACCGTGTGGAAAGGCTAAAAAACAA ATCATAATCGACACTAGAGATCTCTTTGGCCTTAAGTGGCTACTTGGGCAAACTGACAAACTGATTCTTAAAGAAGCATGTTGGATAATAGGGAACCTTGTAGGTGGAACAAGAAACCATTTACAG AATAAATTGAATAAATTTGATACGAGGTATGAGGCTGCGTGGGCCATCTATACTTTCAGCTGTGGAAGCTTTAAACAAACAAG GTACTTGCCGCAACTAGAAGTTATTGGATGCGTAAGGGGATTATTTAATCTCATGACTTTTACAAACGAACCAAAGTTACTTGATGTGTGCCTAAATGGGCTAAGCAATTTCTTAATTCATGGCAACATGCtaaggaaaaaatctactatcaACGTTTATGCCGAAGATATTAAAAATGGTAACACAATTGCTTTGTTGAGGTTATGGTCTTTGAAGAATCACAACAATGAAAATATTTCTTATTTGGCGGGTAAGATTTTTGAAGAATATTGGTCTTCGGAAAATGTTATAAACAGTTTTGGGAATGTACTGATGTATTGA